Proteins from one Acropora muricata isolate sample 2 chromosome 9, ASM3666990v1, whole genome shotgun sequence genomic window:
- the LOC136930026 gene encoding protein broad-minded-like isoform X2, with protein MQPALQEPDKVLVTKTQQSKWRPSEKFLEMERKEPDGHDNFFASLNQLILSLEPAIKEAGSVAAAEDILTHLEATDENFHKYDFVRQLRSRIDTTLTPVIDKKLERLTGREGDQNSSIPAITEEIIASPEFVNLQQSILADTKDAVNALIQTYSQNPRLRLSDYELTENRGRLQGMPPFRISVDSSDEDSSLSSSFGQVGFMFNMSPEKFSEIAEDLDPVKPLNVRIKALNTLYQFPLSDELTSKNSEGIRKGLLAALADDDEQLADKSLKFHARMFMASSAQVTKEIYTCLAEHLCYCFTDSHIHQVNMENGFDVSTRGNMRLLKRFRLLNEFQHEVSSFWIRYPEWFLESVLESTFNLLSTSPVGGFASAVQGMTPLHFLALVDPKATWFKKWMHGNYSRTVAMKELKKHPSLLADAVSHCMDFSRTCKTLQSLDMFELNEQCRDNESDGLFYTSQDLEYIYFVHSLCLLGRILLYSGGRALFPMVIPDIEEKVAISDLLAALIRIMCTSLPTSSEYNEFHPGVLVCDMLKEIACCTNSCKECLCKDTITTSLLSPVQSWLDGVDGNEIPGVENTLLLVADVLATLAVSETGQRQLLYGETQDRWQRNRFSPAHTIAQFAKKALSDRLSGGTPSKAVIAGFVYVCRQLYNTCDGLMVLSPYELHQCVANAWIKVHETASSVTGEMTFAGSSAHFISDDELMVWESSLVDNLLNFAGTPKGLLLLQQTGKMNECVAYMNERYKKKLQVSKCEKFGYGVMVTQIAATAPGMVALEKKGFLKRLVHDIWTVFEGGQDRKPAPPRIKHVDSIDTRSYNKSLNNLLSVLSAFPAVYEVLADAHRPSTSGSEVEETITSREGYCPPECIMDFVDRFIMIDSEEKVHSLFNFEQSHHFGLRVLSVLCSCLDTFLFLECRYRFQELMLQCQLDNKLENGEDFIIDMCSVERNHILVKTYLIGGPSERIIPGKTLTEDVDNPYPWPLFSAYPPPKDYLPVEQICKMTTFGEDVGDPLLEFLENSQPLSADSSTWLQECRRTFCESLISGKTKPRGKVLPMLLENVCTALTNITEEAIFPLIDFSASESSLKNVELSEIENLGTKVTVRYGVQLKLLQSSTEGIEDLTYLLKYSKFFLRGQQRSTDVTLRTLSGEYVGHDWFVSTIFLMMYGDPDQAWEFLFKCSSLVSSGYLWVRRLHTSVHLPASLTVSGIPPLYSCSCHNVELVLEAEVPLVFSAFRMSGYTPSQICQHWLRQCFWNYLDWEEICLYICTCLTMGIDYQVYFCIAIFRHLQQDILRKTQQQHLLIFLKENPIQNFKVAEQLSFMQELEARYRPSILSDLQNITKP; from the exons ATGCAGCCCGCGCTGCAGGAGCCAGACAAAGTCCTGGTAACCAAAACACAacaatcaaaatggcggccaagtGAAAAGTTCCTTGAAATGGAAAGGAAAGAGCCAGATGGTCACGATAACTTTTTTGCCAGTTTAAACCAACTGATCCTGAGTTTAGAGCCAGCCATAAAGGAAGCTGGCTCTGTAGCTGCAGCGGAAGACATTTTGACTCATTTGGAGGCGACCGATGAAAACTTCCATAA GTACGACTTTGTGCGGCAGCTGAGAAGCCGTATTGACACCACTCTTACGCCAGTGATTGACAAGAAGCTTGAGCGGCTCACTGGAAGGGAAGGAGATCAAAACAGTTCAATACCAGCTATCACTGAAGAAATCATAGCTTCACCTGA GTTTGTTAATCTCCAACAATCAATATTAGCAGATACAAAGGATGCCGTAAATGCTCTG ATTCAGACTTATTCTCAGAATCCTCGACTACGTTTATCTGACTATGAGCTCACAGAAAACAGAGGTCGGCTGCAGGGAATGCCACCATTCAGGATTTCAGTGGATTCTAGTGATGAAGATTCATCCCTGTCCTCTTCTTTTGGTCAG GTTGGTTTCATGTTTAACATGTCACCTGAAAAGTTTAGTGAAATTGCAGAAGACCTGGATCCCGTGAAACCATTAAAT GTGCGCATCAAAGCCCTCAACACACTTTACCAGTTTCCCTTGTCCGAtgaattaacaagcaaaaattcaGAGGGCATTAGGAAAGGATTATTGGCTGCGTTAGCAGATGATGATGAACAGCTTGCG GACAAAAGCCTCAAATTCCATGCAAGAATGTTTATGGCTTCCTCTGCACAAGTTACAAAAGAGATATACACCTGCTTAG CTGAACACCTTTGTTATTGCTTCACTGATTCTCATATCCACCAAGTCAACATGGAAAATGGCTTTGATGTATCCACCAGAGGCAACATGAGATTACTGAAGAgg TTCAGACTACTGAATGAATTTCAACATGAAGTTTCATCTTTTTGGATCAGATATCCTGAATG GTTTCTAGAGTCTGTATTGGAAAGCACCTTTAACCTCCTTTCTACCAGTCCTGTTGGTGGGTTTGCTTCTGCTGTGCAAGGCATGACCCCTCTTCATTTCCTAGCCTTAGTTGACCCTAAAGCGACTTGGTTTAAAAAGTGGATG CATGGTAATTACAGCAGGACGGTCGCAATGAAAGAACTCAAGAAACATCCCTCATTG TTAGCAGATGCCGTATCACACTGCATGGACTTTTCAAGGACATGTAAAACTCTACAATCCTTGGATATGTTTGAACTCAATGAACAATGCAGAG ataatgAAAGCGATGGGCTGTTTTACACTTCCCAAGACCTGGAGTACATCTACTTTGTTCACTCACTGTGTCTTCTTGGTAGAATCCTTCTGTACAGTGGCGGGAGGGCTTTATTTCCTATGGTGATTCCTGATATAGAAG AAAAAGTGGCTATTTCCGATCTACTGGCTGCTTTAATCAGAATAATGTGCACCTCATTGCCAACCTCAAGTGAATATAATG AATTTCATCCTGGAGTCTTGGTCTGTGATATGCTAAAGGAAATTGCATGCTGCACTAACTCTTGTAAAGAATGCCTTTGTAAG gACACTATCACAACAAGCCTTTTATCTCCAGTGCAATCTTGGCTTGAT GGTGTAGACGGCAATGAGATACCAGGTGTGGAGAACACTCTTCTGTTAGTGGCTGATGTTCTTGCTACCCTGGCTGTTTCAGAAACTGGACAGAGACAGTTGCTCTACGGCGAAACACAGGATCGATGGCAAAGAAACAG GTTTTCTCCTGCTCATACGATAGCTCAGTTCGCAAAGAAAGCTTTGTCCGATAGGCTTTCGGGAGGAACGCCCTCCAAAGCCGTCATCGCTGGGTTCGTCTATGTTTGTCGGCAACTGTACAACACATGTGACGGTTTGATGGTACTCAGTCCATATGAACTGCACCAATGCGTTGCGAATGCCTGGATTAAG GTCCACGAAACAGCTTCCTCTGTCACAGGAGAAATGACGTTTGCCGGGAGTTCTGCACACTTTATCTCAGACGATGAACT AATGGTTTGGGAGAGCTCACTTGTGGACAACTTGCTGAATTTCGCTGGCACGCCGAAAGGATTACTGCTGCTGCAACAAACCGGGAAAATGAACGAGTGTGTTGCTTACATGAATGAACGATACAAGAAGAAGCTACAG GTCAGCAAGTGCGAAAAGTTTGGTTATGGAGTAATGGTCACTCAGATTGCCGCTACTGCTCCTGGGATGGTTGCCCTTGAAAAGAAAG GATTTCTCAAGCGCTTGGTACATGACATTTGGACTGTGTTTGAGGGCGGTCAGGACAGAAAGCCTGCCCCTCCGAGAATAAAGCACGTGGACAGCATCGACACTAGGTCTTATAACAAG TCTCTCAACAATCTGCTGAGCGTGCTGTCAGCGTTTCCCGCGGTGTATGAAGTTTTAGCAGATGCGCATCGTCCGTCGACTTCCGGCTCTGAGGTAGAAGAGACCATCACAAGCAGAGAGGGGTATTGCCCTCCCGAATGTATTATG GATTTTGTTGATCGCTTCATAATGATTGACTCGGAAGAAAAGGTACACTCTCTGTTCAATTTTGAACAGTCGCATCACTTTGGTCTCAG GGTGCTTAGCGTACTTTGCTCTTGTTTGGACACATTTCTATTTCTGGAGTGTCGTTACCGTTTTCAGGAGCTTATGCTTCAGTGTCAGCTGGACAACAAATTAGAAAATGG AGAAGACTTCATTATTGATATGTGCTCCGTGGAGAGGAACCACATACTCGTGAAGACCTATCTTATCGGGGGTCCTTCAGAAAGGATCATCCCTGGTAAAACCTTGACGGAG GATGTGGACAACCCATACCCTTGGCCTCTGTTTTCAGCGTATCCTCCTCCAAAGGACTACCTCCCCGTTGAGCAAATCTGTAAGATGACAACTTTCGGAGAAGATGTAG GCGACCCCCTTCTGGAGTTTTTGGAAAACAGTCAACCATTGTCAGCTGACAG CTCTACATGGCTTCAGGAATGTCGCAGGACATTTTGCGAGTCTCTTATTTCCGGGAAAACCAAACCCAGAGGAAAAG ttttgcCGATGTTGCTGGAGAATGTGTGCACAGCACTAACAAACATAACAGAGGAAGCCATATTCCCTCTCATTGATTTTTCAG cgaGCGAAAGTAGTCTCAAGAACGTGGAGCTGTCAGAAATAGAGAACCTGGGTACTAAAGTGACGGTGCGTTATGGTGTTCAGTTGAAGCTGCTCCAGTCTTCCACGGAAGGGATTGAGGACCTGACCTATCTACTCAAGTACAGCAAGTTCTTTCTTCGTGGACAACAGCGCTCCACAGACGTCACCTTGC GTACTCTAAGCGGTGAATATGTGGGCCATGACTGGTTTGTATCCACAATTTTTCTAATGATGTACGGTGACCCAGATCAGGCTTGGGAATTCCTCTTCAAATGTTCTAGTCTCGTCAGTTCGGGATATCTGTGGGTTCGACGGCTTCACACTTCG GTCCATTTACCGGCGTCATTAACAGTCAGTGGCATCCCCCCTCTCTATTCATGCTCATGTCATAACGTAGAGCTGGTATTAGAG GCCGAGGTACCTCTTGTTTTCTCAGCCTTCAGAATGTCCGGATACACTCCGTCGCAG ATCTGTCAACATTGGTTGCGCCAGTGTTTCTGGAATTATCTCGACTGGGAAGAGATCTGTCTATATATATGTACCTGTCTTACCATGGGAATTGATTATCAG GTTTACTTTTGCATAGCAATTTTTCGACATTTGCAGCAGGATATTTTACGCAAGACTCAACAGCAGCATCTGCTAATCTTTCTTAAG GAAAATCCTATCCAGAATTTCAAAGTTGCTGAACAACTGTCTTTTATGCAGGAGTTAGAGGCTCGTTATCGTCCTTCGATCCTCTCCGACCTTCAGAATATCACTAAGCCGTAA
- the LOC136929287 gene encoding uncharacterized protein, translating into MMMPAFILPWGSTHGILHNCEIYFERRHKKFIVFSAIHSNAGSGEKLSPCLSWIILLRPCVEGMTTVCKRNLEEPLQFACKQSANNWHKRLRGSSKLPENSSDNPSAWNDEVNQTTRRGATEGEESASKSKNERSMLSWQHISRDELRKIFGPKRKRTWFDFEESDDSQDEDEMTLKKLVGEKTEGNKSNNNEKV; encoded by the exons ATGATGATGCCAGCTTTCATTTTACCCTGGGGCTCCACTCACGGAATTCTCCACaattgtgaaatttattttgaaagacGGCATAAAAAATTTATCGTGTTTTCCGCGATACATAGCAACGCCGGTAGTGGTGAGAAATTATCGCCTTGCCTTAGTTGGATTATATTGCTGCGGCCGTGCGTTGAAGGCATGACAACTGTGTGTAAAAGAAACCTCGAGGAGCCTTTGCAATTTGCTTGCAAGCAAAGTGCAAATAATTGGCACAAAAGGCTCCGAGGTAGCAGCAAGTTGCCAGAAAATTCGTCCGATAATCCTTCGGCATGGAATGATGAG GTAAACCAGACGACAAGAAGGGGCGCCACAGAAGGAGAGGAAAGTGCATCAAAATCCAAGAACGAGAGGTCAATGCTTTCTTGGCAACACATTTCGCGG GATGAGCTACGGAAGATTTTCGGGCCGAAAAGAAAGAGGACATGGTTCGATTTTGAG GAGTCGGACGATAGTCAGGACGAAGATGAGATGACCTTGAAAAAACTCGTTGGCGAGAAAACTGAAGGAAACAAGTCGAATAACAACGAGAAAGTGTAA
- the LOC136930026 gene encoding protein broad-minded-like isoform X1: MQPALQEPDKVLVTKTQQSKWRPSEKFLEMERKEPDGHDNFFASLNQLILSLEPAIKEAGSVAAAEDILTHLEATDENFHKYDFVRQLRSRIDTTLTPVIDKKLERLTGREGDQNSSIPAITEEIIASPEFVNLQQSILADTKDAVNALIQTYSQNPRLRLSDYELTENRGRLQGMPPFRISVDSSDEDSSLSSSFGQVGFMFNMSPEKFSEIAEDLDPVKPLNVRIKALNTLYQFPLSDELTSKNSEGIRKGLLAALADDDEQLADKSLKFHARMFMASSAQVTKEIYTCLAEHLCYCFTDSHIHQVNMENGFDVSTRGNMRLLKRFRLLNEFQHEVSSFWIRYPEWFLESVLESTFNLLSTSPVGGFASAVQGMTPLHFLALVDPKATWFKKWMHGNYSRTVAMKELKKHPSLLADAVSHCMDFSRTCKTLQSLDMFELNEQCRDNESDGLFYTSQDLEYIYFVHSLCLLGRILLYSGGRALFPMVIPDIEEKVAISDLLAALIRIMCTSLPTSSEYNEEFHPGVLVCDMLKEIACCTNSCKECLCKDTITTSLLSPVQSWLDGVDGNEIPGVENTLLLVADVLATLAVSETGQRQLLYGETQDRWQRNRFSPAHTIAQFAKKALSDRLSGGTPSKAVIAGFVYVCRQLYNTCDGLMVLSPYELHQCVANAWIKVHETASSVTGEMTFAGSSAHFISDDELMVWESSLVDNLLNFAGTPKGLLLLQQTGKMNECVAYMNERYKKKLQVSKCEKFGYGVMVTQIAATAPGMVALEKKGFLKRLVHDIWTVFEGGQDRKPAPPRIKHVDSIDTRSYNKSLNNLLSVLSAFPAVYEVLADAHRPSTSGSEVEETITSREGYCPPECIMDFVDRFIMIDSEEKVHSLFNFEQSHHFGLRVLSVLCSCLDTFLFLECRYRFQELMLQCQLDNKLENGEDFIIDMCSVERNHILVKTYLIGGPSERIIPGKTLTEDVDNPYPWPLFSAYPPPKDYLPVEQICKMTTFGEDVGDPLLEFLENSQPLSADSSTWLQECRRTFCESLISGKTKPRGKVLPMLLENVCTALTNITEEAIFPLIDFSASESSLKNVELSEIENLGTKVTVRYGVQLKLLQSSTEGIEDLTYLLKYSKFFLRGQQRSTDVTLRTLSGEYVGHDWFVSTIFLMMYGDPDQAWEFLFKCSSLVSSGYLWVRRLHTSVHLPASLTVSGIPPLYSCSCHNVELVLEAEVPLVFSAFRMSGYTPSQICQHWLRQCFWNYLDWEEICLYICTCLTMGIDYQVYFCIAIFRHLQQDILRKTQQQHLLIFLKENPIQNFKVAEQLSFMQELEARYRPSILSDLQNITKP; the protein is encoded by the exons ATGCAGCCCGCGCTGCAGGAGCCAGACAAAGTCCTGGTAACCAAAACACAacaatcaaaatggcggccaagtGAAAAGTTCCTTGAAATGGAAAGGAAAGAGCCAGATGGTCACGATAACTTTTTTGCCAGTTTAAACCAACTGATCCTGAGTTTAGAGCCAGCCATAAAGGAAGCTGGCTCTGTAGCTGCAGCGGAAGACATTTTGACTCATTTGGAGGCGACCGATGAAAACTTCCATAA GTACGACTTTGTGCGGCAGCTGAGAAGCCGTATTGACACCACTCTTACGCCAGTGATTGACAAGAAGCTTGAGCGGCTCACTGGAAGGGAAGGAGATCAAAACAGTTCAATACCAGCTATCACTGAAGAAATCATAGCTTCACCTGA GTTTGTTAATCTCCAACAATCAATATTAGCAGATACAAAGGATGCCGTAAATGCTCTG ATTCAGACTTATTCTCAGAATCCTCGACTACGTTTATCTGACTATGAGCTCACAGAAAACAGAGGTCGGCTGCAGGGAATGCCACCATTCAGGATTTCAGTGGATTCTAGTGATGAAGATTCATCCCTGTCCTCTTCTTTTGGTCAG GTTGGTTTCATGTTTAACATGTCACCTGAAAAGTTTAGTGAAATTGCAGAAGACCTGGATCCCGTGAAACCATTAAAT GTGCGCATCAAAGCCCTCAACACACTTTACCAGTTTCCCTTGTCCGAtgaattaacaagcaaaaattcaGAGGGCATTAGGAAAGGATTATTGGCTGCGTTAGCAGATGATGATGAACAGCTTGCG GACAAAAGCCTCAAATTCCATGCAAGAATGTTTATGGCTTCCTCTGCACAAGTTACAAAAGAGATATACACCTGCTTAG CTGAACACCTTTGTTATTGCTTCACTGATTCTCATATCCACCAAGTCAACATGGAAAATGGCTTTGATGTATCCACCAGAGGCAACATGAGATTACTGAAGAgg TTCAGACTACTGAATGAATTTCAACATGAAGTTTCATCTTTTTGGATCAGATATCCTGAATG GTTTCTAGAGTCTGTATTGGAAAGCACCTTTAACCTCCTTTCTACCAGTCCTGTTGGTGGGTTTGCTTCTGCTGTGCAAGGCATGACCCCTCTTCATTTCCTAGCCTTAGTTGACCCTAAAGCGACTTGGTTTAAAAAGTGGATG CATGGTAATTACAGCAGGACGGTCGCAATGAAAGAACTCAAGAAACATCCCTCATTG TTAGCAGATGCCGTATCACACTGCATGGACTTTTCAAGGACATGTAAAACTCTACAATCCTTGGATATGTTTGAACTCAATGAACAATGCAGAG ataatgAAAGCGATGGGCTGTTTTACACTTCCCAAGACCTGGAGTACATCTACTTTGTTCACTCACTGTGTCTTCTTGGTAGAATCCTTCTGTACAGTGGCGGGAGGGCTTTATTTCCTATGGTGATTCCTGATATAGAAG AAAAAGTGGCTATTTCCGATCTACTGGCTGCTTTAATCAGAATAATGTGCACCTCATTGCCAACCTCAAGTGAATATAATG AAGAATTTCATCCTGGAGTCTTGGTCTGTGATATGCTAAAGGAAATTGCATGCTGCACTAACTCTTGTAAAGAATGCCTTTGTAAG gACACTATCACAACAAGCCTTTTATCTCCAGTGCAATCTTGGCTTGAT GGTGTAGACGGCAATGAGATACCAGGTGTGGAGAACACTCTTCTGTTAGTGGCTGATGTTCTTGCTACCCTGGCTGTTTCAGAAACTGGACAGAGACAGTTGCTCTACGGCGAAACACAGGATCGATGGCAAAGAAACAG GTTTTCTCCTGCTCATACGATAGCTCAGTTCGCAAAGAAAGCTTTGTCCGATAGGCTTTCGGGAGGAACGCCCTCCAAAGCCGTCATCGCTGGGTTCGTCTATGTTTGTCGGCAACTGTACAACACATGTGACGGTTTGATGGTACTCAGTCCATATGAACTGCACCAATGCGTTGCGAATGCCTGGATTAAG GTCCACGAAACAGCTTCCTCTGTCACAGGAGAAATGACGTTTGCCGGGAGTTCTGCACACTTTATCTCAGACGATGAACT AATGGTTTGGGAGAGCTCACTTGTGGACAACTTGCTGAATTTCGCTGGCACGCCGAAAGGATTACTGCTGCTGCAACAAACCGGGAAAATGAACGAGTGTGTTGCTTACATGAATGAACGATACAAGAAGAAGCTACAG GTCAGCAAGTGCGAAAAGTTTGGTTATGGAGTAATGGTCACTCAGATTGCCGCTACTGCTCCTGGGATGGTTGCCCTTGAAAAGAAAG GATTTCTCAAGCGCTTGGTACATGACATTTGGACTGTGTTTGAGGGCGGTCAGGACAGAAAGCCTGCCCCTCCGAGAATAAAGCACGTGGACAGCATCGACACTAGGTCTTATAACAAG TCTCTCAACAATCTGCTGAGCGTGCTGTCAGCGTTTCCCGCGGTGTATGAAGTTTTAGCAGATGCGCATCGTCCGTCGACTTCCGGCTCTGAGGTAGAAGAGACCATCACAAGCAGAGAGGGGTATTGCCCTCCCGAATGTATTATG GATTTTGTTGATCGCTTCATAATGATTGACTCGGAAGAAAAGGTACACTCTCTGTTCAATTTTGAACAGTCGCATCACTTTGGTCTCAG GGTGCTTAGCGTACTTTGCTCTTGTTTGGACACATTTCTATTTCTGGAGTGTCGTTACCGTTTTCAGGAGCTTATGCTTCAGTGTCAGCTGGACAACAAATTAGAAAATGG AGAAGACTTCATTATTGATATGTGCTCCGTGGAGAGGAACCACATACTCGTGAAGACCTATCTTATCGGGGGTCCTTCAGAAAGGATCATCCCTGGTAAAACCTTGACGGAG GATGTGGACAACCCATACCCTTGGCCTCTGTTTTCAGCGTATCCTCCTCCAAAGGACTACCTCCCCGTTGAGCAAATCTGTAAGATGACAACTTTCGGAGAAGATGTAG GCGACCCCCTTCTGGAGTTTTTGGAAAACAGTCAACCATTGTCAGCTGACAG CTCTACATGGCTTCAGGAATGTCGCAGGACATTTTGCGAGTCTCTTATTTCCGGGAAAACCAAACCCAGAGGAAAAG ttttgcCGATGTTGCTGGAGAATGTGTGCACAGCACTAACAAACATAACAGAGGAAGCCATATTCCCTCTCATTGATTTTTCAG cgaGCGAAAGTAGTCTCAAGAACGTGGAGCTGTCAGAAATAGAGAACCTGGGTACTAAAGTGACGGTGCGTTATGGTGTTCAGTTGAAGCTGCTCCAGTCTTCCACGGAAGGGATTGAGGACCTGACCTATCTACTCAAGTACAGCAAGTTCTTTCTTCGTGGACAACAGCGCTCCACAGACGTCACCTTGC GTACTCTAAGCGGTGAATATGTGGGCCATGACTGGTTTGTATCCACAATTTTTCTAATGATGTACGGTGACCCAGATCAGGCTTGGGAATTCCTCTTCAAATGTTCTAGTCTCGTCAGTTCGGGATATCTGTGGGTTCGACGGCTTCACACTTCG GTCCATTTACCGGCGTCATTAACAGTCAGTGGCATCCCCCCTCTCTATTCATGCTCATGTCATAACGTAGAGCTGGTATTAGAG GCCGAGGTACCTCTTGTTTTCTCAGCCTTCAGAATGTCCGGATACACTCCGTCGCAG ATCTGTCAACATTGGTTGCGCCAGTGTTTCTGGAATTATCTCGACTGGGAAGAGATCTGTCTATATATATGTACCTGTCTTACCATGGGAATTGATTATCAG GTTTACTTTTGCATAGCAATTTTTCGACATTTGCAGCAGGATATTTTACGCAAGACTCAACAGCAGCATCTGCTAATCTTTCTTAAG GAAAATCCTATCCAGAATTTCAAAGTTGCTGAACAACTGTCTTTTATGCAGGAGTTAGAGGCTCGTTATCGTCCTTCGATCCTCTCCGACCTTCAGAATATCACTAAGCCGTAA
- the LOC136928279 gene encoding uncharacterized protein, which translates to MGEALAFIKSIARRAQIIEQNLERDLAQMDKLLRKIPEDADSTKVDLRRIRRSLTLHRLFHLGEENQLEDCDLDREDALDPGSIILKIVSDQENSPTTPRGSESHADKVLKRAKEMFVDLDRKNLFRPKVLAKVRRNGEWCVGSSIAVSNFLRPIYLRNRILTFKRKLLKAIINPRDDSVTDTEGLRWSSLAFDFKKCQRVLGEITECFEKPLCNNCRQVFSKLDGFISTPDNQYDSRTFLGACAEYCPVNRLLPDEADTLSDKDIELIREKLTRNEEQCSNLFRRFEEIRTTCGDAYGKYIDSGNTETEHFEEIYQEIKPTLAIFGYLPECGL; encoded by the exons ATGGGGGAGGCGTTAGCCTTCATAAAATCAATTGCAAGGCGGGCTCAAATAATCGAACAAAACCTAGAGCGTGATCTTGCACAAATGGACAAACTTTTGAGAAAAATACCAGAAGATGCAGATTCTACGAAAGTTGACTTGAGACGCATCCGCCGGAGCTTAACACTACATCGTCTCTTCCATCTTGGAGAAGAAAACCAGTTGGAAGACTGCGATCTGGATAGAGAGGATGCACTTGATCCGGGAAGcattatcttgaaaatt gTTAGTGACCAAGAAAATAGCCCTACTACTCCAAGAGGTAGTGAGAGCCATGCGGACAAAGTGCTTAAAAGGgcaaaagaaatgtttgtaGACCTTGACCGTAAAAACCTATTCAGGCCAAAAGTTCTGGCGAAGGTGCGACGTAATGGCGAATGGTGCGTTGGATCATCGATAGCAGTCAGTAATTTCTTAAGGCCCATATATTTGCGAAATCGGATTTTGACTTTTAAAAGAAAGCTATTGAAAGCAATTATAAACCCtcgtgatgattctgttacggATACTGAGGGTTTAAGGTGGAGTTCTTTGGCATTTGactttaaaaaatgccaaagGGTTTTAGGAGAGATAACAGAATGCTTCGAAAAACCTCTATGCAACAATTGCCGACAGGTTTTCAGCAAGTTAGACGGGTTTATTTCCACACCTGATAACCAATATGATAGTCGCACATTCTTGGGCGCTTGTGCAGAGTACTGTCCCGTTAACCGTCTTCTCCCAGATGAAGCAGACACCCTATCAGATAAAGATATTGAGTTGATCAGAGAAAAACTGACTAGAAACGAGGAGCAATGTTCAAATTTGTTTAGAAGATTTGAAGAAATTCGTACAACCTGCGGAGACGCATACGGAAAATACATTGACTCGGGTAACACGGAAACCGAACATTTCGAAGAAATTTACCAGGAAATCAAACCTACTTTGGCTATATTTGGATATCTACCTGAATGCGGATTGTGA